AAGCCTCCGGGACCCAGGCGCAATCTTCAGCCCTTGATGAACACAGGACCGAAGCTAGTGCAGCAAAGCAGAAAGCCGTGAAGCACGAAGAGGCCAGGCAGATAGTCTCTGTCAATAAGCCGGTTTCCAGACTGGCAAGCCAGGAGCTCAAGAAATCGCCCCGGCCAAAACCCTACAGCGCTCCCCGCGCGAACCCGGCAAGCCGCGTGGCCAGTTCACCGAAACCTGAACCGGCGGCCCGAGTGGCGTCCTCACCAGCCGCCCAGCCCTCGGCCATGGCACTGGAGGAGCATGACCCCCTTTACCTTCATAGAAAGGAGCAGGAACTCGACCTTCTGCTTCGACAATTGCAGTGAAAACAGCGAAAAAGGAGAGACACATGTTGCGATCCAAAAAAGGCTACGCCACCGCGCTGCTGGCCAGTTCGGTCTTTCTCGGCGCCTGCGCCAGCACCAGCGGACTGGATGGCATCAATGATGCCACCATCAATGGCAGCCACGCCCAGGCCCAGGGTGCCATGGGGGCCGGGGCCGGCGCGGTCACGGGCGCGGTGATCGGCAACCAGATGGGAAGCTCAAAGGCCGGGGCAGCCATCGGCGCTCTGGTCGGTGGCGCTGCCGGTTACATGCGCGGGCGCTCACTGGATATCAAGGCGGCGCAGTCCGTGGCCTATGACGCCCGACAGGCCGGCTATCAGGCCGAGGTGAATACCGCGGTGATGCAGAACCCGCAGACCAACCAGTCGCAACAGGTGTTCACCGGTTATCGGGTGCTGATCCCGGCCAGCGAGATCCGTAACCAGGACCCCGAGGCCACCCGCATTCTGCAGAAGACGGCCGAACTTGCCATCCAGGCGGATACCGAAGTGGTCGCCAGCGGTCCGGCCAACCTGCGCGACTCGGTGCTGACCATGCTGAACCTGCCAGCCGGGCAGGCGCAATACGTGCCCTCCAACGATACCAAGGTGGCGGTCAGCGTCATGCCCAGACGGGGGTGATTGCCAGCTAGCAGGAAAAGGGCCTTCGGGCCCTTTTTTCATGAGCCCAGACTCTCCAGCATCGCCGCCTGCACCGCTGCCAGCTCGCCCAGGGCCGGATCCTGATGGATAACCAGATCGGGAAAGGCCTCGGCCACCTCCGCAAGCCTTGCGGGGATGTCACGCGCCAGATGCGCGCCGACGGCGAGAAAGATCGGGCTGACGCGGATTTCGTGAAAGCCGGCGCTGTGCGCCTGTATAACGCAGTCGAGCAGGCTGGGGCTGGCGAGTTCGAGGTAGGCCAGCCAGACCCGGCGTGCCGGATCACGCGCCTGCAGGGCCGAGGCCAGTTGCTCGAAGCTGGCCCGCCAGCGCGGGTCGCGCGAGCCGTGGGCGAGCAGGATGTGGGCGTATTCGGCCATGCTCAAGTTGTCCCTGCGTGTACTCTTGCGAGCCAGGGCGCGTAGATCGCGCGCGCCGTTTCATGCAGTCCCTGAATGCGGGATTCGAGATCCTGCTGCATGGTTTGCGGGGTTTGTACTGCGGGTGAGAGGCTTTCCAAATCTTCGGCCATGTCGCAGCACCAGTCCCGTACCATCCGCGCCGTAACTTCGGGATGGCACTGAAAGCCGAGTACATGCCCGCCGATGCTGAAGGCCTGATTTGTGCAGTTTTCGTTGCCTAGAAGATGCACGGCACCTTCCGGCAAGCTGAAGGTCTCGCCATGCCAGTGAAACAGCTCGAAGCGTTGCAGCAGGGCGTGCAGGTACGGGCTATCCATCCCGGCGGGGGTCTTTTCCACCGCATGCCAGCCAATTTCCTTGACCGGGTTGCGACTGATCGTGCCGCCCAAGGCCCTGGCGATGAGCTGTCCGCCGAGGCAATGGCCGAGGGTGGGCAGACCAGTCGTGACGGCCTGCCGGATCAGGGCCATTTCCGGCCCCAGCCAGGGATACTGATCCTCGTCATTGACGCTCATGGGCCCGCCCATCATTACCAGAGCGCGGATGCCTTCCAGCGTGCCCGGCAGGGCTTCGCCCCGATCCAGGCGCAGGACGCGAAAGGGCAGCTCATGCTCCCGCAGCAGCTCGCCGAAAAATCCGGGGCCCTCGAATTCGGCGTGCTGCAGGATGAGGATTTCAGACATCGGCGCTTTCCCTCTGAGCCAGTAGCCAGTCGACCGCCCGAGCGAAGTCGTCGGCGATTTGAGCGGGCCGGATATGCGGATCTTCGCCGTCCGCCGGGCGATACTTGCCGGTGCGCACCAGGATGGCGGGAATGCCGGCCTCCTGCGCGCCCTGGATATCTGCCACGAGGTCGTCGCCAATCATGATCGCCTCATCGGGTCTGGCCTGCAAGTCGCGTAGCACGCTGTCAAAAAAGGCTTTGGCAGGCTTGCCGAGCACCTCGGCCTCGATCCCGGCGGCTTCCTCCAGGGCGCACACGAAGGGCCCCTGATCCAGGGAAAGGCCATCCACATCCTGGAAATAGCGATTGCGTCCCATCGCGAGCAGAGGGGCGCCCTGCATCAGTAGGCGAAAGGCGCTGTTGAGCCGCGCATAGTTCAAGGCCTCGCCGGCATCACCGACCACGACGGCATTGGGCGCATCCTGGGGAATGCCGTCGAACTCGGGCAGGAGCCCGGGATGCACCAGCAGCATGGGCCGCAGGCCATCAGCCAGCAGCCGCGCGCGCGTGGCAAGCGGCGCACTGAAAACAGCCTCCTCGGGAATCGCGAACCCCATCTTCTGTAGCTGCGCGATGACCTCGGCGCATGTACTGCGCGTGGTGTTGGTGAGAAAACGACAGGAGCAGCCCGCGGCCTGGAGACGCGCCAGGGCATCGCGCGCTCCCGGCAGAGCCTGTCCGCCACTGTAGAGCACGCCGGCCAGATCGATGAGCACATGTTGGATCAAGCTTGCCTCCACGCTTACGGCATTGGTGTCAGGCCTGGGCCTTGATGGCCGCCGGCAGTTCCTGCGGATCGAACCAGGCCAGGTGATCGGTAAGCGCCGTGACCGCGCCGATCACCAGGATGGCGGGGCTGCCGATACCGGCGTTGCGCAAAGCCTCGGGCAGTTCGGCCAGGGTGGCGCTGACCTGGCGCTGGTCGCGGGTGCTGCCCCACTGGATGGCCATGGCCGGAGTCTCGGGTGAGCGCCCACCGGCGATCAATTCGGCGCTGATCTCGGCCAGGTGGCTAACACCCATGTAGATGACCAGGGTATCGGCGCCCTGGGCCATCCTGCGCCAATCGACCTTGGGCGCATTGGGGGCCTCGTGGCCGGTGATGAAGGCCACCGACTGGCTCAAACCCCGGTAGGTCAAGGGCACGCCGGCATAGGCGGCCGCCGCCATGCCGCTGGTCACACCCGGAACCACTTCGAAGGTGACGCCGGCGGCATGCAGGGCCATGCACTCCTCGCCGCCACGCCCGAACATGAAGGGATCGCCGCCCTTGAGCCGCACCACTTCAAGTCCCTGCCTTGCGGCGCGGATGAGCTGCGCCTGAATGCTCATCTGCGGTGTGGAGACCTGTCCGCCGCGCTTGCCGACATCCACCAGCCGCACGCCAGGTCGCGCATGGGCCAGGATTTCCGGGTTGACCAGGGCATCATAAAAGATGATATCCGCTGCCTGAATCCGGCGCAGGGCCTTGAGCGTCAGGAGATCGGGGTCACCGGGACCCGCGCCGATGAGAAAGACCTTGCCTGTGTGCATCATGAGACTCCTTGGGCGGCGGGTGCCGCCGGCAACAGCGAATAGGCAGCCTGCGGGCTGCTGACGATTCCGGACAGGTAGAGCAGTGCTGCGGCCTGATCCGCCAGGGGGGCGGGCAGAGGCAGCCGGCCGGCCAGTACTGCTTCAGTGAAGCGGCAGGTGGCGTCGAGACTGGCATCGCTAGGCAAAACGGGCAGGGCCTTGAGCGGCGCGCTGTCTTTATCAAACAGCAGCTCGGCGCGACCGTCACGCACGGCGATCAGGGCCGGACGGCGCTTGGGGTTGGCCACCGGCTCGCCCTCGGTGCCGCGCATCAGCAGCGCCAGGCGGCCGCTGGCCTCGAAGACGTCCTTGAGCCGTTCGAGATAGGGCGGATGGGTGACGGCCGCGACCTGCAGGGCAGGTCCTGCAAAGGGATTGAAGAGCTTGGCAACCGTATGTGCGCTGGAGCGCACCCCAAGGCGCTGGCGCAGGGCCAGCATGCGGGCAAAGCCGGGATAGAGGATGTCGATGGGGGCGTAGGCGAGCTGGCGACTTTCCATCTCAAAGCTGATCTCATCACGGCTTGCCAGCGGCGGATACCCCATTGCGCGCAAAATCTCGCCCGCACTCAGGCGCCCTGCCGGACTGTGATCCGTCAGGCGCGCGCCATCGGGCTCTGCCATCCCGCCGAAGGTGCCGTGCAGCAGCACCGGCAAGCCCGCGCGCGCCAGTACCAGGGCCAGCAGGGGCAGGAGATTGGCCTCGCGCCGCGCGCCATTGTAGGCCGGCAGGACCACCGGGTACGAGGCGCCCGCTGGCAGGGGCAGGGCCGGCGCGCTGGCCTCCAGGGCCGCGACGAAAGCCAGCAGCTCGTCCGTGCTCTCGCCCTTGATGCGATAGGCGCTCCACAATGCGCCCTGCTCCAGCTCCGGCAATTCGCCCGCCAGCCAGGTCGCGAACAGGGCTTCGGCTTCCTCGCGCGGCAGGTCGCGGGCGGCATTGGCGCCGCGTGCCACATCCCCGAGCATCTGCGTCCAGGATCTCATGAGGCCACCCGCATCTGCAGCAACTGGCTGATTTCGGGCTTGCATGAGCCGCACTGGGTACCGGCACCGCAAGCCTTGCCCACTGCCTCGACGGTGGTCGCGCCTTCGCCGATGGCCCTCAGGATCGCACTT
This portion of the Thermithiobacillus plumbiphilus genome encodes:
- a CDS encoding glycine zipper domain-containing protein, whose translation is MLRSKKGYATALLASSVFLGACASTSGLDGINDATINGSHAQAQGAMGAGAGAVTGAVIGNQMGSSKAGAAIGALVGGAAGYMRGRSLDIKAAQSVAYDARQAGYQAEVNTAVMQNPQTNQSQQVFTGYRVLIPASEIRNQDPEATRILQKTAELAIQADTEVVASGPANLRDSVLTMLNLPAGQAQYVPSNDTKVAVSVMPRRG
- a CDS encoding CbiX/SirB N-terminal domain-containing protein gives rise to the protein MAEYAHILLAHGSRDPRWRASFEQLASALQARDPARRVWLAYLELASPSLLDCVIQAHSAGFHEIRVSPIFLAVGAHLARDIPARLAEVAEAFPDLVIHQDPALGELAAVQAAMLESLGS
- a CDS encoding type 1 glutamine amidotransferase → MSEILILQHAEFEGPGFFGELLREHELPFRVLRLDRGEALPGTLEGIRALVMMGGPMSVNDEDQYPWLGPEMALIRQAVTTGLPTLGHCLGGQLIARALGGTISRNPVKEIGWHAVEKTPAGMDSPYLHALLQRFELFHWHGETFSLPEGAVHLLGNENCTNQAFSIGGHVLGFQCHPEVTARMVRDWCCDMAEDLESLSPAVQTPQTMQQDLESRIQGLHETARAIYAPWLARVHAGTT
- a CDS encoding TIGR01458 family HAD-type hydrolase, which codes for MIQHVLIDLAGVLYSGGQALPGARDALARLQAAGCSCRFLTNTTRSTCAEVIAQLQKMGFAIPEEAVFSAPLATRARLLADGLRPMLLVHPGLLPEFDGIPQDAPNAVVVGDAGEALNYARLNSAFRLLMQGAPLLAMGRNRYFQDVDGLSLDQGPFVCALEEAAGIEAEVLGKPAKAFFDSVLRDLQARPDEAIMIGDDLVADIQGAQEAGIPAILVRTGKYRPADGEDPHIRPAQIADDFARAVDWLLAQRESADV
- the cobA gene encoding uroporphyrinogen-III C-methyltransferase, which translates into the protein MHTGKVFLIGAGPGDPDLLTLKALRRIQAADIIFYDALVNPEILAHARPGVRLVDVGKRGGQVSTPQMSIQAQLIRAARQGLEVVRLKGGDPFMFGRGGEECMALHAAGVTFEVVPGVTSGMAAAAYAGVPLTYRGLSQSVAFITGHEAPNAPKVDWRRMAQGADTLVIYMGVSHLAEISAELIAGGRSPETPAMAIQWGSTRDQRQVSATLAELPEALRNAGIGSPAILVIGAVTALTDHLAWFDPQELPAAIKAQA
- the ybiB gene encoding DNA-binding protein YbiB, yielding MRSWTQMLGDVARGANAARDLPREEAEALFATWLAGELPELEQGALWSAYRIKGESTDELLAFVAALEASAPALPLPAGASYPVVLPAYNGARREANLLPLLALVLARAGLPVLLHGTFGGMAEPDGARLTDHSPAGRLSAGEILRAMGYPPLASRDEISFEMESRQLAYAPIDILYPGFARMLALRQRLGVRSSAHTVAKLFNPFAGPALQVAAVTHPPYLERLKDVFEASGRLALLMRGTEGEPVANPKRRPALIAVRDGRAELLFDKDSAPLKALPVLPSDASLDATCRFTEAVLAGRLPLPAPLADQAAALLYLSGIVSSPQAAYSLLPAAPAAQGVS